One genomic segment of Vagococcus intermedius includes these proteins:
- a CDS encoding tautomerase family protein — protein MPLIKVSVVKGHDPILLKNMLDDIHNCVVKAFNVPFGDRYQVLNEIDESFLILEDTGLGFTRTSQRLLIEITSRQRSEHEKVTFYKLVNETLHQTYQINKQDIIISFTENGNADWSFSDGKAQFLTGDLI, from the coding sequence ATGCCATTAATTAAAGTATCAGTAGTCAAAGGTCATGACCCTATCTTGTTAAAAAATATGTTGGACGATATACATAATTGTGTAGTCAAAGCTTTCAACGTCCCTTTTGGAGATCGTTATCAAGTATTAAATGAAATTGATGAATCGTTCTTAATATTAGAGGATACCGGCTTAGGATTTACTCGCACTAGTCAACGTTTATTGATTGAAATTACTAGTAGACAACGTAGTGAACACGAAAAAGTAACTTTTTATAAATTAGTGAATGAAACGTTACATCAAACATATCAAATAAATAAACAAGATATTATCATTAGCTTTACAGAAAATGGCAATGCTGATTGGTCGTTTTCTGATGGGAAAGCACAATTTTTAACCGGTGATTTGATATGA
- the iolC gene encoding 5-dehydro-2-deoxygluconokinase: MSKKFDFIAIGRAAIDLNAVEYNRPMEETHTFSKYVGGSPANIAIGAAKLGMKVGFIGKLSEDQHGHYIKSYLEDSNVDTGGVVFDKDGHKSGLAFTEIRSPEECSILMYRDEVADLFLTPEEVSEEYLKNTEALVVSGTALAQSPSREAILKAVALAKDNDIKIIFELDYRPYTWKNPEEVAVYYSLVARESSVVIGTRDEFDMMENLKDGNDHASADYLFNYEPELVIIKHGVKGSYAFEKNGKTHRGYAYKSDVLKTFGAGDSYAAAFITALSHGKPVDEALKYGSASAAIVVSKHSSSDAMPNLEEIEALIEKQSESYGK, translated from the coding sequence ATGAGTAAAAAATTTGATTTTATCGCTATTGGTAGAGCAGCAATTGATTTGAATGCTGTCGAATATAATCGACCTATGGAAGAGACACATACTTTTTCTAAATACGTAGGAGGATCACCAGCTAATATCGCTATTGGTGCTGCTAAGTTAGGAATGAAAGTGGGTTTTATTGGTAAACTCTCAGAAGATCAACATGGGCATTATATAAAATCATACTTGGAAGACTCAAATGTTGATACAGGAGGAGTCGTCTTTGATAAAGATGGGCATAAATCAGGTTTAGCCTTTACAGAGATTAGAAGCCCAGAAGAGTGTAGTATTTTAATGTATCGAGACGAGGTAGCTGATCTATTCCTTACACCAGAAGAAGTTTCAGAAGAATATTTAAAAAATACGGAAGCTTTAGTAGTTTCTGGAACAGCTTTAGCCCAAAGTCCGTCAAGAGAAGCTATTTTAAAAGCAGTCGCTCTAGCAAAGGATAACGATATTAAGATTATTTTTGAGTTAGACTACCGTCCATATACATGGAAAAATCCAGAAGAAGTAGCGGTGTATTATTCTTTAGTAGCGCGTGAGTCTTCCGTAGTTATTGGAACCCGCGACGAATTTGATATGATGGAAAATTTAAAAGATGGTAACGATCACGCAAGTGCTGATTATTTATTCAATTATGAACCTGAGTTAGTGATTATTAAACATGGTGTCAAAGGCTCATATGCATTTGAAAAAAATGGGAAGACTCATCGAGGATACGCCTATAAATCAGATGTATTAAAAACTTTTGGTGCAGGCGACTCTTATGCGGCAGCTTTCATTACGGCTCTTTCTCATGGTAAACCAGTCGATGAAGCATTAAAATATGGGAGTGCTTCAGCAGCTATTGTAGTTAGTAAACATAGTTCATCTGATGCTATGCCTAACTTGGAAGAAATCGAAGCTTTAATTGAAAAACAATCAGAAAGTTACGGAAAATAA
- the iolG gene encoding inositol 2-dehydrogenase — MSAIKLGIIGFGRIGKVHYENIKNNPAYDVTFICDINQEACSKESLPSSIDFVNDYTRVLSSDRVEAIMICTPTDLHPEIITAAAKAKKNIFCEKPIGFNMDEIMQAYTAVKENDVIFQLGFNRRFDEDFLAIHQTLKKVGDPHILKITSRDPEAPSMEYVKSSGGLFMDMAIHDFDMARYMMGEVTEVFVQGDALVNPDVANYNDIDTAIISLKFKNKALGVIDNSRQAVYGYDQRLEVFGNKGMLANANHTIANTVYSSDEGVVSEKPQYFFLERYQQSYATEMNYFANSIINGIPVACTIEDGIMAVKIAIAAKESFETGKPVAVYADLI; from the coding sequence ATGTCAGCGATTAAATTAGGTATTATCGGGTTTGGGAGAATAGGAAAGGTTCATTATGAAAACATTAAAAATAATCCAGCCTATGATGTGACATTTATCTGTGATATCAATCAGGAAGCTTGTTCAAAAGAATCGCTCCCAAGTAGCATTGATTTTGTGAATGATTATACTAGAGTGTTATCTTCAGATCGAGTTGAGGCTATCATGATTTGTACGCCAACAGATTTACATCCTGAAATTATCACGGCTGCAGCTAAAGCTAAGAAAAATATCTTTTGTGAAAAACCAATCGGGTTTAACATGGACGAAATAATGCAAGCGTATACAGCAGTTAAAGAAAATGATGTTATTTTCCAATTAGGGTTTAACCGTCGATTTGATGAAGATTTTTTAGCAATTCATCAAACTTTAAAAAAAGTTGGAGACCCTCACATTTTAAAAATTACTTCTCGTGACCCAGAAGCACCTTCTATGGAATACGTAAAAAGTTCGGGTGGTTTGTTTATGGATATGGCCATTCATGATTTTGACATGGCTCGATATATGATGGGCGAAGTAACAGAAGTATTCGTTCAAGGTGATGCTTTGGTAAATCCAGATGTAGCAAATTACAATGATATTGATACAGCTATTATCTCTTTGAAATTTAAAAATAAAGCCCTTGGTGTGATTGATAATAGTCGCCAAGCAGTTTATGGTTATGATCAACGCCTGGAGGTATTCGGAAATAAAGGAATGTTAGCTAATGCTAACCATACTATAGCAAACACTGTTTATTCCTCTGATGAAGGTGTGGTATCAGAAAAACCTCAGTACTTCTTTTTAGAAAGATACCAACAATCTTATGCTACAGAAATGAATTATTTCGCCAATTCAATCATCAATGGCATTCCAGTTGCATGTACGATAGAAGATGGGATTATGGCTGTTAAAATTGCAATAGCTGCTAAAGAATCATTCGAGACAGGAAAACCAGTAGCCGTGTACGCCGATCTTATTTAG
- the iolB gene encoding 5-deoxy-glucuronate isomerase, with amino-acid sequence MSRLKREVINFKIDENVTLLQHISKENSLLNYVEVQVFKLAPGGSLTVTTEDREVCAVALTGKYKMCEGEHLFNSVGTRKSVFERIPTDSVYVPCKKELKIDCLEPGNIILCYTPSSDNKKITTLIRANENSIEARGKYNNKRLVHNILDDQSEIAENLLVVEVYTDSANWSSYPPHKHDQDNLPHESFLEETYYHEMDSDKGFVYQRVYTDDRILDETMAVYNQEMVIVPKGYHPVSVPDGYNGYYLNIMAGPTKIWKFNNEKDHEWIINRD; translated from the coding sequence GTGAGTCGATTAAAAAGAGAAGTCATTAATTTTAAAATAGATGAAAACGTGACACTATTACAGCACATTTCAAAAGAGAATAGTCTTTTAAATTATGTCGAAGTACAAGTCTTCAAATTAGCTCCCGGTGGTAGCCTTACAGTTACTACCGAAGACCGTGAGGTCTGTGCAGTTGCCTTGACTGGAAAATATAAAATGTGTGAAGGCGAGCATCTGTTTAACTCAGTAGGAACTAGAAAATCTGTTTTTGAGCGAATTCCGACTGACAGTGTTTATGTCCCTTGTAAAAAAGAACTGAAGATTGACTGTTTAGAGCCAGGCAACATTATCTTATGCTATACCCCATCATCTGATAATAAAAAAATCACAACACTAATACGTGCTAATGAGAATTCAATTGAAGCGCGGGGGAAATATAATAATAAGCGCTTAGTGCATAATATTTTAGATGACCAAAGTGAAATTGCTGAAAATTTATTAGTCGTAGAAGTGTATACGGATTCAGCTAACTGGTCTAGTTATCCGCCTCATAAACATGATCAAGATAATTTGCCTCATGAGTCCTTTTTGGAAGAAACTTACTATCATGAGATGGATTCGGACAAAGGGTTTGTCTATCAGCGCGTCTACACTGATGACCGAATTTTAGATGAAACAATGGCTGTTTATAATCAGGAAATGGTGATTGTACCAAAAGGCTATCATCCAGTAAGCGTACCTGATGGCTATAATGGTTATTATTTAAATATAATGGCAGGCCCTACAAAAATTTGGAAATTTAATAACGAAAAAGACCACGAATGGATAATCAATCGTGACTAA
- a CDS encoding sugar porter family MFS transporter, with protein MDSSKQSQKLIMKVALIVTIGALLFGYNTAVVNGALGFLEKDFGISSFQKGWVSSALTLSAAFGAVFGGTISDKIGRKKTLRLIAWIFLLGAIGCSLSLNFIQLVTARFFLGLAVGSASAVIPMYLSEISSPEQRGKMVGLNQVMIVGGQFLSFLINAILGNMFMDNNQVWKLMMGTAAIPAIFMLIGMTKVFESPKWLAKQGKMAKAIEIIKGIYSGEEQAYELNELEKISQQNNDNQSETKGKIPGWAIRVLLIGCSLGVIQQFVGINAIMYYGTEILNIYGFSESAALTFNVLNGVICVVASMVGMLIVDKLGRKKLENIGLSICAVALVLVSLTSQLLAEQSFTPYLALVLIFIYIFAFQGAVGPVTWILISEIFPAKYRGTFSGIAVFVLWIANFFIGLFFPVLIETIGINATFYSFAVCAVIGMIVVNIFVPETKGKTLEEIEQFFNK; from the coding sequence GTGGATAGTAGTAAACAAAGTCAGAAGTTAATTATGAAAGTTGCATTAATTGTAACGATTGGAGCATTGTTATTTGGGTACAACACAGCAGTTGTCAATGGCGCTTTAGGATTTTTGGAGAAAGATTTTGGAATAAGCTCTTTCCAAAAAGGCTGGGTATCTTCAGCTTTAACCTTATCAGCGGCATTTGGAGCAGTTTTTGGTGGAACAATTAGTGATAAGATAGGCCGAAAGAAAACACTGCGGCTCATCGCTTGGATCTTTTTATTGGGTGCTATAGGTTGTTCATTATCTTTAAACTTTATCCAATTAGTCACTGCTAGATTCTTTTTAGGTTTAGCTGTAGGGTCAGCTTCAGCAGTTATCCCTATGTATTTAAGTGAAATTTCTAGCCCTGAGCAACGTGGTAAGATGGTTGGTTTAAATCAAGTTATGATTGTTGGTGGACAGTTTTTATCATTCTTAATTAATGCAATTTTAGGAAATATGTTTATGGATAACAATCAAGTATGGAAATTAATGATGGGAACAGCTGCTATTCCAGCGATTTTTATGTTAATCGGAATGACTAAAGTGTTTGAATCACCAAAATGGTTAGCTAAACAAGGGAAAATGGCTAAAGCAATTGAAATCATTAAAGGAATTTATAGCGGTGAAGAACAAGCTTACGAATTAAATGAATTAGAGAAAATCTCACAGCAAAACAATGATAATCAAAGTGAAACCAAAGGGAAAATCCCTGGATGGGCTATCCGAGTATTGCTTATCGGGTGTTCTTTAGGTGTTATTCAACAATTTGTTGGGATTAATGCCATTATGTACTATGGTACTGAAATATTAAATATTTATGGCTTTAGTGAGAGTGCAGCTTTAACGTTCAATGTATTAAATGGTGTCATTTGTGTAGTAGCCTCAATGGTAGGTATGCTAATTGTTGATAAATTAGGTAGAAAAAAATTGGAAAACATTGGCTTGTCTATTTGCGCAGTAGCGCTTGTCTTAGTCAGTTTAACCTCACAGTTATTAGCAGAACAAAGTTTTACACCTTACTTGGCGTTAGTACTAATTTTTATTTATATTTTTGCTTTCCAAGGAGCTGTTGGGCCCGTTACTTGGATTTTAATCTCAGAGATATTTCCAGCCAAATATCGCGGGACTTTTTCAGGGATTGCGGTGTTCGTCTTGTGGATCGCTAACTTCTTTATTGGGTTATTCTTCCCAGTCTTAATTGAAACGATTGGGATTAATGCCACATTCTATAGTTTTGCAGTCTGTGCCGTAATCGGGATGATTGTAGTGAATATTTTTGTACCTGAAACGAAAGGGAAGACTTTAGAAGAAATCGAACAGTTTTTTAATAAATAA
- a CDS encoding DMT family transporter, producing the protein MISFILLLIAIVVGCLSPIQAAVNNQLNKKINSTFLSGAISNLVGGIIMLVIALHKHNKSPIMITSFNVKDWWLFSGGVFSAVIVLTSIILPTKIGYASYISSFLCGQLIIALLIDTLGWFGSPVIPITGKDFLAIIMLCFGVILLKK; encoded by the coding sequence ATGATTTCTTTTATCTTACTTTTAATAGCTATTGTAGTAGGCTGTTTATCTCCTATTCAAGCAGCTGTGAATAATCAACTAAATAAAAAAATAAACTCTACTTTCTTATCAGGAGCTATAAGTAATTTAGTTGGTGGGATAATTATGCTGGTTATCGCCCTGCACAAACATAACAAATCTCCTATTATGATTACGTCGTTCAACGTTAAAGATTGGTGGCTGTTTAGTGGTGGGGTTTTTAGTGCTGTTATCGTTCTTACTAGCATTATTTTACCGACTAAAATAGGATATGCTTCTTACATTTCCTCGTTCTTGTGCGGACAATTAATCATTGCCTTGCTTATTGATACTTTAGGATGGTTTGGCTCACCAGTTATACCAATAACGGGCAAGGATTTTTTAGCTATAATAATGTTATGTTTTGGTGTTATTCTATTAAAAAAATAA
- a CDS encoding sugar porter family MFS transporter has protein sequence MELDSKSRKNLSKIACISTFGGLLFGYNTGVMNGALSFMSRPEELNLTPLSEGLVTSLLTLGAAFGALFGGRLSDTFGRRKMIWFMSIIFFLGSGACALAPNTTMMIIARFCLGLAVGAASVIVPTYLAEISTTETRGKIVTQNELMIVAGQLVAFLINAILGTLFGEIPGVWRVMLVVSILPAFVLFFGMRKVPESPRWLFLHSTKEKTLSALKVIRSEEGSRDELERISISLKREKENVEKTKLSLADFKIPWMRKLLFLGIGLGVMQQIIGINIMIYYGTVILIESGMGESVSLIANVSNGVVSVLAIIVGMNVMHKVDRRKMIITGIIGTTFSMTALTACLFIIPDSTMLPIFVIVLTVIFIAFFQGCIGPVTWLLLSEIFPQKIRGLGMGISTFFLWIANFLVALMFPILLASIGISYTFLLFTVFNFGSLLFAIKKVPETRGKTLEEIELDFKFGVE, from the coding sequence ATGGAATTAGATAGTAAGTCGAGAAAAAATCTTAGTAAGATAGCATGTATTTCAACATTTGGTGGGTTGTTATTCGGTTATAATACCGGCGTCATGAACGGAGCCTTATCGTTCATGTCACGTCCAGAGGAATTAAACCTAACACCTCTATCTGAAGGGTTAGTAACCAGCCTCTTAACTTTAGGTGCTGCTTTTGGTGCACTATTTGGAGGTAGGTTGTCCGATACATTTGGTCGTCGTAAAATGATTTGGTTTATGTCAATTATTTTCTTCTTAGGATCAGGTGCGTGCGCACTAGCTCCTAATACTACGATGATGATTATTGCTCGTTTTTGTTTAGGATTGGCAGTGGGAGCAGCGTCTGTAATAGTTCCTACTTACTTAGCAGAAATATCTACGACGGAAACGCGAGGTAAAATTGTCACTCAAAATGAATTGATGATTGTGGCGGGGCAATTAGTTGCTTTTTTAATTAATGCTATTTTAGGCACTTTATTTGGGGAAATACCCGGTGTTTGGAGAGTAATGCTTGTTGTTTCTATTTTGCCAGCATTTGTGTTATTTTTTGGTATGAGAAAAGTACCAGAATCTCCTAGGTGGTTATTTTTACATTCGACTAAAGAAAAAACATTGAGCGCTTTAAAAGTAATCAGAAGCGAAGAAGGTTCACGGGATGAATTAGAACGCATCAGTATTTCATTAAAACGTGAAAAAGAGAATGTAGAAAAAACTAAGTTAAGTTTAGCAGATTTTAAAATACCTTGGATGAGAAAGTTATTATTTTTAGGTATCGGTTTAGGTGTCATGCAACAGATTATTGGAATTAATATTATGATTTACTATGGAACCGTTATCTTAATAGAATCAGGTATGGGAGAAAGTGTCTCGCTGATTGCGAACGTTTCTAATGGGGTTGTATCGGTACTAGCGATTATTGTCGGAATGAACGTGATGCACAAAGTGGATCGGAGAAAAATGATTATAACCGGTATTATTGGGACTACTTTTTCTATGACAGCATTAACCGCATGTCTTTTCATAATTCCTGATTCAACGATGTTACCGATTTTTGTTATAGTTCTAACTGTTATTTTTATAGCCTTTTTCCAAGGTTGTATCGGACCAGTGACTTGGCTATTACTATCTGAAATATTTCCTCAAAAGATTCGTGGCCTAGGTATGGGGATCTCAACTTTCTTTTTATGGATTGCTAATTTCTTAGTAGCCCTAATGTTCCCAATCTTATTAGCTTCAATTGGCATCAGTTATACTTTCTTATTGTTTACAGTTTTTAATTTTGGTTCATTATTATTCGCAATTAAAAAAGTACCCGAAACAAGAGGGAAAACGTTAGAAGAAATAGAATTAGATTTTAAATTTGGAGTTGAGTAA
- a CDS encoding CoA-acylating methylmalonate-semialdehyde dehydrogenase has translation MSERKLKNYIGGTWLESDTTNYETVYNPATEEALCEVPLSTKLDLDHAVKIADEAFESWKNTAVPKRARVMYKFHELLMDNKEELAKLITIENGKSLSEALGEVQRGIENVEFAASAPTLMMGDSLTSIATDVEATNYKYPLGVVGGITPFNFPMMVPFWMFPMAIVCGNTFVLKPSEKTPLLSEKIAELLEESGLPKGVFNIVFGAHDIVNGLLEHEKVKAISFVGSQPVGQYVYQEGTKNLKRVQSLTGAKNHSIILKDANLDTTIKNIISAAYGSAGERCMACTVVTVEEDIADEFIERLTQAAKEIKIGNGLDEGTFLGPVIRKENQERTFKYIEKGLEEGANLILDGRENLPSEGYFVGPTIFTDVTTDMTIWKDEIFAPVLSVIRVKNLQEGIEIANKSEFANGACLFSNNASAIRYFRENIDAGMLGINLGVPAPVSFFAFSGYKSSFYGDLHCNGKDSVEFYTHRKVVTARYGQEDI, from the coding sequence ATGTCAGAAAGAAAATTAAAGAATTATATTGGTGGAACATGGCTTGAGAGTGACACAACTAACTATGAAACTGTGTATAATCCTGCAACAGAAGAAGCTTTATGCGAGGTTCCTTTGTCAACAAAATTAGATTTAGACCACGCAGTAAAAATAGCGGATGAAGCATTTGAATCTTGGAAAAATACAGCGGTTCCAAAAAGAGCAAGAGTCATGTATAAATTTCATGAATTATTAATGGATAATAAAGAAGAATTAGCGAAATTAATCACCATCGAAAATGGGAAATCTCTTTCAGAAGCTTTAGGTGAGGTACAAAGAGGAATTGAAAATGTAGAATTTGCTGCTAGTGCACCAACTTTAATGATGGGAGACTCCTTAACATCTATTGCAACAGATGTCGAAGCAACGAACTACAAATATCCTCTAGGGGTTGTTGGTGGAATCACACCTTTTAATTTCCCAATGATGGTACCATTTTGGATGTTCCCGATGGCGATTGTTTGTGGAAACACCTTTGTTTTAAAACCTTCAGAAAAAACACCGTTGTTATCTGAAAAAATAGCTGAATTATTAGAAGAGTCTGGTTTACCAAAAGGTGTCTTTAACATTGTGTTTGGTGCTCACGATATTGTAAACGGTTTATTAGAACACGAGAAAGTTAAAGCGATTTCATTTGTTGGCTCACAACCTGTTGGTCAATATGTTTATCAGGAAGGAACTAAAAACTTAAAGCGTGTCCAATCATTAACAGGTGCTAAAAATCATAGCATTATTTTAAAAGACGCTAATTTAGATACTACCATTAAAAACATTATATCCGCTGCTTATGGTTCAGCTGGGGAACGTTGTATGGCCTGTACTGTTGTCACAGTTGAAGAGGACATTGCTGATGAATTTATCGAACGTTTGACACAAGCGGCAAAAGAAATAAAAATCGGGAATGGTTTGGATGAAGGAACGTTCTTAGGACCTGTTATTAGGAAAGAAAATCAAGAAAGAACATTTAAATATATTGAAAAAGGTCTAGAAGAGGGCGCTAATTTAATCTTGGATGGTCGTGAAAATTTACCTAGCGAAGGTTATTTTGTTGGACCAACTATTTTTACTGATGTGACAACTGATATGACAATTTGGAAAGATGAAATTTTTGCACCAGTCTTGTCAGTTATTCGTGTGAAAAACTTACAAGAAGGGATTGAGATAGCTAATAAATCAGAATTTGCTAATGGAGCATGCCTATTCAGTAATAACGCTAGTGCGATTCGTTACTTTAGAGAAAATATTGATGCTGGTATGTTAGGGATTAATCTTGGAGTACCTGCTCCTGTTTCGTTCTTTGCCTTTTCAGGATACAAATCTTCATTCTATGGCGATTTACATTGTAATGGTAAAGATAGCGTTGAGTTTTATACACACCGTAAAGTGGTGACAGCTCGTTATGGTCAAGAAGATATTTAA
- the iolE gene encoding myo-inosose-2 dehydratase, with the protein MTIKLGIAPIAWTNDDLPELGAENSFEQCISEMALARFTGTEIGNKYPKDPDVLKSYLAPRGLNVASAWFSVYLTTKSYEENVPAFIEHRDFLHAMGAKVIVISEQGHSIQGLDKPIYQDKPTFTEEEWDKLTTGLEKLGELAKEKEMTIVYHHHMGTGVQTTEEIDRLMAHTDPEKVSLLFDTGHLVFSGEDPLEIYKKHHSRIKHIHFKDIRKDRMAVVKESKMSFLDGVKSGVFTVPGDGMIDFSPIWKLIDENDYEGWIVVEAEQDPAKANPFLYAKKARNHIKQVTGL; encoded by the coding sequence ATGACAATTAAATTAGGAATTGCACCAATTGCTTGGACAAATGACGATTTACCAGAATTAGGTGCAGAAAACAGTTTTGAACAATGTATTAGTGAAATGGCTTTAGCTAGATTTACTGGGACTGAAATTGGTAATAAGTATCCTAAAGATCCTGATGTATTAAAAAGTTATTTAGCACCACGCGGTTTAAATGTTGCAAGTGCTTGGTTTAGTGTCTATTTAACAACGAAATCTTATGAAGAAAACGTGCCTGCATTTATTGAACACCGTGATTTTTTACATGCAATGGGAGCCAAAGTAATTGTTATATCTGAACAAGGTCACAGTATTCAAGGATTAGATAAACCAATCTATCAAGATAAACCAACTTTCACTGAGGAAGAGTGGGATAAGCTAACCACAGGGTTGGAAAAATTAGGAGAATTGGCTAAAGAGAAAGAGATGACAATCGTCTATCATCATCATATGGGGACAGGAGTTCAAACAACAGAAGAAATTGATCGTTTAATGGCTCATACTGATCCGGAGAAAGTATCTTTATTATTCGATACTGGACATTTAGTATTCTCAGGAGAAGACCCATTAGAGATTTATAAAAAACATCATTCACGAATTAAGCATATTCATTTTAAAGATATTAGAAAAGATAGAATGGCTGTGGTCAAAGAATCTAAGATGAGTTTCTTAGACGGTGTTAAATCAGGTGTATTTACTGTTCCAGGAGATGGCATGATTGATTTTTCTCCTATCTGGAAATTAATAGATGAAAATGATTACGAAGGATGGATTGTGGTAGAAGCAGAGCAAGATCCAGCAAAAGCCAATCCATTTTTATACGCTAAAAAAGCGCGTAATCATATTAAACAAGTAACAGGTTTATAG
- the iolD gene encoding 3D-(3,5/4)-trihydroxycyclohexane-1,2-dione acylhydrolase (decyclizing), with protein MTKTIKLTTAQALIKFLNQQYIFVDGEELPFVEGIFHIYGHGNVLGIGEALENDPGHLKSFQGKSEQGMAHAAIAFSKQSLRKKIYAVSTSSGPGSANLLTAAGTAFTNNIPVLFLPADTFATRQPDPVLQQLEQPSSCAITTNDAFKPLSRYWDRVQRPEQLMSALIRAFEVMTNPETAGPATICISQDVEGEAFDYPVEFFNKRIHYVDRKLPNDREIENAISIIKNSKRPVIIVGGGAKYSEAREELLEISERYRIPLVGTYAGKSTVSFDFKYNLGGVGVLGTSAANQVVMDSDLIIGIGTRYSDFTTSSKTIFNFEHCRFLNINISRFQAYKFDADQIVGDAKISLKKVIQDLGEYQTAYTEEELTNKKEEWLLERHRLSNVTFNRQNFTPEIAKHFSQTKLNDYADTLKTELTQSSVFIKVNDLVDDNAIVVAAAGSIPGDMQRLWNASVENTYHLEYGYSTMGYEIAGALGAKLAAPSQESYAFLGDGSFLMLHTELVTALQYGQKINIILLDNSGYGCINNLQMEHGNGSQGTELRNYNDEIMTIDYKKIAEGYGMTSYTVTTMAELEEALLDSKKQKTSTLIDIKVLPKTMSNDCVGSWWHVGVADISKNKAVQLASEKQLAKLLNAKKY; from the coding sequence ATGACCAAGACGATAAAATTAACAACAGCCCAAGCATTAATTAAATTTTTGAATCAACAATATATTTTTGTTGATGGTGAAGAATTACCATTTGTTGAAGGAATATTCCATATTTATGGGCACGGTAATGTATTAGGGATTGGTGAAGCTTTAGAAAATGATCCTGGTCATTTAAAAAGTTTTCAAGGAAAAAGTGAGCAAGGAATGGCTCATGCGGCGATAGCTTTTTCTAAACAGTCCTTACGTAAAAAAATTTATGCTGTTTCAACCTCTTCAGGTCCAGGATCAGCCAATCTATTAACAGCAGCTGGGACAGCATTTACTAATAATATACCTGTTTTATTTTTACCAGCAGATACTTTTGCTACCCGTCAACCAGATCCTGTCTTACAGCAGCTAGAACAACCTTCTAGTTGTGCTATTACTACCAATGATGCATTCAAACCATTATCTCGTTATTGGGATCGAGTTCAACGGCCAGAGCAATTGATGAGTGCTTTAATTCGCGCTTTTGAAGTGATGACAAATCCTGAAACTGCAGGACCTGCAACTATTTGTATCTCACAAGATGTCGAAGGGGAAGCGTTTGATTATCCTGTAGAATTTTTTAACAAACGTATTCATTATGTTGACAGAAAGTTGCCTAATGACCGTGAAATTGAAAACGCTATATCGATAATTAAAAATAGTAAACGGCCTGTTATCATAGTTGGTGGTGGTGCAAAATATTCTGAAGCACGAGAAGAATTACTAGAAATTTCTGAAAGATATCGCATCCCATTGGTTGGGACATATGCAGGAAAATCAACTGTTTCTTTTGATTTTAAATATAACTTAGGAGGGGTTGGGGTTTTAGGTACATCTGCGGCGAACCAAGTAGTTATGGATTCAGATTTAATTATTGGTATTGGAACTCGCTATAGTGATTTTACAACGTCTTCTAAGACCATTTTTAATTTTGAGCATTGTCGATTTTTAAATATTAATATTAGTCGTTTTCAAGCGTATAAATTTGACGCTGATCAAATTGTTGGCGATGCAAAAATTAGTTTAAAGAAAGTCATCCAAGATTTAGGTGAGTATCAAACAGCATATACAGAGGAAGAACTCACTAATAAGAAAGAAGAATGGTTATTAGAGCGCCATAGATTAAGCAATGTAACATTTAACCGTCAAAATTTCACTCCAGAAATAGCGAAACATTTTTCACAAACAAAACTCAATGATTATGCAGATACTTTAAAAACAGAATTAACTCAAAGTAGCGTGTTCATCAAAGTGAATGATTTAGTAGATGATAATGCGATTGTGGTAGCTGCGGCAGGGAGCATTCCTGGAGATATGCAACGATTGTGGAACGCTAGTGTCGAAAATACTTATCACTTAGAGTATGGTTATTCAACAATGGGATATGAGATAGCTGGCGCTTTGGGCGCTAAATTAGCTGCACCATCTCAGGAAAGTTATGCTTTTTTAGGTGACGGTAGCTTTTTAATGCTTCATACAGAATTGGTAACAGCTTTACAGTATGGGCAAAAAATCAATATTATTTTACTTGATAATTCAGGATATGGTTGTATCAATAACCTCCAAATGGAACATGGTAATGGGAGTCAAGGAACGGAGTTAAGAAATTATAATGACGAAATCATGACTATTGATTATAAAAAAATAGCAGAAGGTTATGGAATGACCTCTTATACCGTGACTACCATGGCGGAGTTGGAAGAAGCATTGCTAGATTCTAAAAAACAAAAAACATCGACTTTGATCGATATTAAAGTTTTACCTAAAACGATGAGTAATGATTGTGTAGGCAGTTGGTGGCATGTCGGAGTAGCGGATATTTCAAAAAATAAGGCAGTCCAGTTAGCAAGTGAGAAACAATTAGCAAAATTATTAAATGCTAAAAAATATTAA